From the genome of Uranotaenia lowii strain MFRU-FL chromosome 1, ASM2978415v1, whole genome shotgun sequence, one region includes:
- the LOC129739748 gene encoding adenylate cyclase, germination specific, whose protein sequence is MKSGTGLAHVDSTVSIKSVSSEDVSSSAAAGNSGWRKTWRGMRCCSAEAKNPAFKRGRQIQLLQMIVLPFIPILALIVQTSFEMIDIVSYRKEVTEIENQVTMATDLGKVVTRLQQERSDVAFFIYTNGSILRRNLSEGFLLTDRALENISSWPDLTIPTPNDGGRVTWLNMSEFREELNDFRQNIMSDSSSTFKDVLHWYTTVNGALLDHLTNQIKDANKSGVWRYLLSFKNMLKSIESLDLSSVYGINYYGRSVLNTTSYILYIQHDIVGKELLNSSLHYVPKLKMMYRDLTRGMKDYGKLKLWSAIIRNNTALPSRNVTMAREYYEAMASYVDELRKLQDRIRRIIREEVQKVLAQADRMETFGIAILIVVLIVSPIIIVLVRNAVATIQMYAVHLAHKAKELKREKRKSDSLLFQMLPPTVATQLKQAQTVPAEYYSAVTIFFSDIVGFTEIAAECTPLEVVSFLNSIYRMFDERIECYDVYKIETIGDSYMVASGLPVKNGNKHASEIATMALDLLDASGCFSIPHKSNEPVQIRVGIHTGSVVAGIVGTKMPRYCLFGDTVNTASRMESTGDALKIHISAEMNEALAKIGGFKTEHRGLIDVKGKGLMDTYWLTCKERTGGVANSYGEVAWYADMQPVYLKIV, encoded by the exons ATGAAGTCCGGCACAGGTTTGGCCCACGTCGACAGTACCGTGTCGATTAAATCGGTCAGCTCCGAGGATGTCAGCTCGTCGGCGGCGGCCGGAAATAGTGGCTGGAGGAAGACCTGGCGCGGAATGAGATGCTGCAGTGCCGAGGCGAAAAATCCGGCTTTCAAGAGAGGTCGCCAAATTCAGCTGCTCCAGATGATTGTGTTGCCGTTCATTCCGATTCTGGCGCTGATTGTGCAGACTTCGTTTGAGATGATCGACATCGTGAGCTACCGGAAGGAGGTCACCGAGATCGAGAATCAGGTTACGATGGCCACCGATTTGGGCAAGGTGGTAACCCGGTTGCAGCAGGAGCGATCTGATGTGGCGTTTTTTATCTATACGAATGGCAGTATTTTGAGGAGAAACCTTAGTGAGGGATTCTTGTTGACGGATCGAGCGCTGGAAAATATTTCCTCATGGCCCGATCTGACGATACCGACTCCGAATGATGGCGGCAGAGTGACGTGGTTGAATATGAGCGAGTTCAGGGAAGAACTGAACGATTTTCGGCAGAATATTATGTCGGACAGCAGTAGCACTTTCAAGGATGTCCTACACTGGTACACGACCGTCAACGGAGCTCTATTGGATCATCTCACCAATCAGATCAAGGATGCTAATAAAAGTGGTGTCTGGAGGTATCtgttgagtttcaaaaacaTGCTGAAGAGCATCGAAAGCTTAGACCTATCTTCAGTTTATGGGATCAACTACTATGGACGGAGTGTTCTCAACACTACCTCATACATTCTCTACATTCAACATGATATTGTGGGCAAAGAATTGCTGAACAGTTCCCTGCACTACGTCCCGAAGCTAAAAATGATGTACCGAGATTTGACCAGAGGCATGAAGGATTACGGCAAGCTGAAGCTGTGGAGTGCAATCATTAGAAACAACACGGCCCTGCCGTCGAGGAATGTAACGATGGCCCGGGAGTATTACGAGGCGATGGCTTCGTACGTCGATGAGCTGCGAAAGCTGCAGGATAGAATCAGACGAATCATTAG GGAAGAAGTTCAGAAGGTTCTGGCCCAGGCAGACCGCATGGAAACCTTTGGCATTGCCATTCTAATCGTGGTGCTGATTGTGTCGCCAATCATCATCGTCCTGGTGCGGAACGCCGTGGCCACCATTCAGATGTATGCCGTCCATCTGGCGCACAAGGCCAAAGAGCTGAAGCGGGAGAAACGCAAATCGGACTCGCTGCTCTTTCAGATGCTTCCCCCGACGGTGGCCACCCAGCTCAAGCAGGCCCAAACGGTCCCGGCAGAGTACTACTCGGCCGTGACGATATTCTTCAGCGACATTGTTGGCTTCACCGAAATCGCCGCCGAGTGTAcgcccctggag GTTGTCTCGTTCCTGAACTCGATCTATCGGATGTTTGACGAACGCATCGAATGTTACGAtgtctacaaaattgaaactatcGGCGATTCGTACATGGTTGCATCAGGACTGCCGGTGAAAAATG GTAACAAGCACGCATCGGAAATCGCCACGATGGCCCTGGATCTGTTGGATGCTTCCGGCTGCTTCAGCATTCCGCACAA ATCCAACGAACCGGTCCAGATACGGGTTGGAATCCACACGGGATCGGTTGTGGCCGGAATTGTGGGTACCAAAATGCCCAGGTACTGTTTGTTTGGCGACACTGTTAACACGGCCTCCCGTATGGAATCGACTGGGGATG cacttaaaattcacatttcggCCGAGATGAACGAAGCATTGGCTAAAATTGGGGGCTTCAAAACAGAACATCGTGGCCTGATTGACGTCAAAGGAAAGGGTCTGATGGACACCTACTGGTTGACCTGCAAAGAAAGAACCGGCGGAGTGGCCAACAGTTATGGGGAAGTCGCCTGGTACGCCGATATGCAACCGGTCTACCTGAAGATTGTTTAA